GGCTCGCAGGCCTCGACGCTGGTCATTCGCGCCATGGCGCTGGGCGAGGTCCGGCTCGCCGACTGGTGGCGGGTCATCCGCCGCGAACTCATGACCGGCCTGCTGATGGGCGCCATTCTCGGCGCCAGAGGGCCCACTCGCCCGCCGCGGCAGAGCATTCGCGGCTCGGTTCGGTCGTCGAGAGCTTCGCTTCGGGCGACGGCACGGCGCTCTCGCCCGGCGACTGCCTGCTCGTGGACTTCGCGGCGAGCCCGCCCGAAGCGGGCGCCTCGCGCGCGTGGTTCCTCGAAGTGATCGGCACGCACCTGGAGACCGCCGGCGGTGCGCAGGGCACCCGCCTCGCGAACGACACCGACGTGCGGCCCACTTCGTTCGCGCTGGCCGCTGCGCGGCCCAACCCGTCTTCGAGCCGCACGACGATCGAGTTCGACGTCCCGCGCCGTGCCGGAGTCCGCCTCGAAGTCTTCGACGTGCTGGGCCGGCGCGTCGCGACACTCGCCGACGACGAGTTCCCGCCCGGGCGGCACGCGATTGGCTGGGATGGCGCGACGACCTCGGGCGAGCGCGCTCGCGCGGGCGTCTACCTGTGCCGCATGACCGCCGGGGAATTCCGGGCGCGGAGGACGATCGTCCTCCGGCCGTGAGGCCAGCACCCCACCGCAAGGGAAGGCTCGGGCGCCTGACCGCGCGCCCGAGCCTCGTTCGCGTCGCCCGCGGCGTCCCGCGGCGTTTCGCGCCGCGCCGGCCGAAGGCCCCGCTACGCGATCGGCCGCACCAGCACGCGCGCGTCGAGCACGACACATCCCCTGCCGGGCGGCAGCACCTTCACCGGGTTCAGGTCGAGCTCGGCGATCTCGGGGAACTCGCCGGCGAGCTGCGAGATCCGCAGGATCGTCTCCTCGAGCCGCGCGAGGTCGCCGGGGGGCGCGCCGCGGTAGCCGTCCAGCAGCCTCGCCCCGCGGATGCCGCGCACCATTTCGTGCGCGTCGCGGTCCGTGAGCGGGTGCACGCGGAAGACGACGTCCTTGAGCAGCTCGACCTGCACGCCGCCGAGGCCGAACAGCAGCAGCGGTCCGAACGACGGATCGCGCGTCATGCCGACGATCGCCTCGATTCCCTCGCGCACCATGGATTGCACCGTGACGCCGGCCATCTCGTCGCCGCGGCCGAGTGCGGCGACCCGCGATTCGATGGTGGCGAAGGCCTCGCCGACCTCGCGGGTGCTGCGCAGGTCGAGCTGCACGCCGCCGACGTCGCTCTTGTGCGTGATCGTCTCGCTCGCGAGCTTGATCGCGACCGGAAAGCCCAGCCGCTCGGCGGCGTGCTCGGCCTGCTCGGCCGAACGCGCGAACGCCGCCGCCGGCGTCGCGATCCTCCACGCGGCGAGCAGTCGCGTGACCTCCTCGGGCGTGAGCCACGCGCCCGCCGGCCCGCCGGCGCGGGCCAGGGCCGCGGCGATCAGCTCGCGCGTCGCGGCGCGGTCCACGTCCGCGAACTCGCGCTTCGTGCCATCGGGCGTGAGCAGCCAGCGCCCGTAGCGGACCACCCGCGCGAGCGCGATCGCGGACGCCTCGGGAAACGTGTACGAGGGAATCCGGGTCTCCTGCAGCGAGCGCAGTTCGTCGGGTGTGCCGTGCCAGCCGAGGAAGCAGGACACGATCGGCTTGGGTGCCGCGCCCTTCGCCACCGCGTCGGCCTTGGCCGCCTCGTTGCCGCGCACGATCGCCTGCGCGACCTCGCCGGGGTTGGTCACGACCGGCGGCACGTACAGCACGATCAGCGAGTCCACGCCCGGATCGGCGGCGACCAGGCGCACCGCTTTCTCGAACGAAGCGGGCGTCGCCGAGGCGATCATGTCCACGGGGTTCTTCGTGCTCGCTTCGGCGGGCAGAAACTCGCGCAACTGCCGCACCGTGTCGTCGGACAGCGTCACCACCTCGAGCCCGTGCGACTCGCACGCGTCGCTGGCCATGATGCCGGGCCCACCGGCGTTGGTGACGATGCCGACGCGGTGGCCGCGCGGCACCGGCTGGTTCGCGAGCAGCATCGCGACGTCGAACATCTCCTCGAGCGTGTCGGTGCGGATCACGCCGGCCTGCTCGCACAGCGCCGTGACCGCCGTGTCGGCGCCGGCGAGCGAGCCGGTGTGGCTCGAAGCGGCGCGCTGGCCGGCGCGCGTGCGGCCGCTCTTGACCGCCACGATCGGCTTGCGGCGGCCGATGCGGCGCGCCAGCTCGACGAACCGCCCGGGCACGCCGAAGGACTCCAGGTAGAGCAGCACGAGCGCGGTGCCCGGATCCCGGTCCCACCACTCCAGCAGGTCGTTGCCCGAGACGTCGGCCTTGTTGCCGACGCTGACGAAGTGCGAGATGCCGATGCCGAGCTGCTGCGCGTACTGCAGGATCGCCAGTCCGAGCGCGCCGCTCTGCGACGAGAACGCCACCGTGCCGGCGGGCGGATGCGCGGGCGCGAACGAGGCGTTCATGCTCGTGCCCGCCTCGGTGTTGACGACGCCGAGGCAGTTGGGGCCGATCAGCCGCATGCCGTAACGCCGCACGATCCCGAGCAGCTCGCGCTCGCGCTCGACGCCTTCGCCGCCGATCTCCTTGAAGCCCGCGCTGATCACGACCACCGCCCGGACGCCGCGCCTGCCGCACGCTTCGACCGTGGCGTTGACGTGCGCGGCCGGCACGACGACGACCGCCAGGTCCACGACCTCCGGCACGTCGGCGATGCTCGCGTAGGCGCGCACCGACTGGACCGTGGCCGCGTTCGGGTTCACGGGGTAGACCGCGCCCTGGAAGTCGTGCTTGAGCAGGTTGTGAAAGAGCGCTCCGCCGACCGTGCCGCGGTCGCGCGAGGCGCCGATGACGGCCACGGACCGTGGGCGGAAGACGGCCTCGAGCCCGGCGCCGCCGGCGGGTTTGCCCGTCGGCGGGGCCGGAGCTTCGGCCGGGGCGCGGGGTGCGGCGGCGCCGGCCGGGGTGTCGTTCATCGCGTGCTCCATCTTCTATTGAGGAGGAAAGCCCGGCCCGCGGGTGGCGGGCGCCCTGCGTTTCGCGCCGCCGGCCCCACGCCGCACGCGCGGGCGCGGCGGTGTCCGGGCTCGGACGCGAAGGGCAGGATGCGCGCCCGGCCCGGGGGGCGCAAACGCGGGCGCAGGCCGTGCTAGTGTCCGGCCCGCCCGCCCGATGATGGCCGCACGACCGACCCCGGATGCGCGACGATGACCTCCTCAATCAGGCGCCTGCCACCGTCCCTCGCCGTGCTGCTCGCCGTGGCGCTGACGGCCGCGGGCTGCGGAACGAAGTCGCAGCCTACGGCCCCCGTGGGCGACACGGACGGCGTTGACCTGCTGGTTTACCGCAGCGACCGCACGAGCGCCGGCAACTACGACGTGTGGATGTACGACCTGAACGAGGCCGGTTTTCGCGCCCTGCCGAACCTGAACTCGGCCGCCGACGAGTCGGAGCCCTGCCTGTCCAACGACGGCGTGCTCGTCGCCTTCTCGAGCGACCGCGCGGGCGGCGCCGGCGGCTCGGACCTGTACGTGTACGACCGCGGCGGCATGTCGCTCGCCGCGACGCCGGGGCTGAACACCGCGGCGAACGAGTCGTGGCCGCGCTTCGCCTACGACTCGGTGAATCTCGCGTTCGTGCGCGACTCCGCCGGGTTCGGTCGCGTGCGGCTCTACACGCCGAACGGCGACAGCCTGCTCGGCCTGCCCGGACTCTCGACCGGGGGCCCGCGCACCGACGGCGCGCCCGCGCCGGATTTTCACGGCGACCGGATCGCGTTCCAGTCGGATCGCGCCGGCAACTGGGACGTGTTCGTGTGGAACCGCCCGGGCGGAATCGCGACCCTGCCCGACCTCGCCTCGTCGGGAAGCGACCTCGAGCCCTCGCTGTCGTCCAACGGCCGCTGGCTCGCGTTCGCCAGCGACCGCGCGGGCGGCGCCGGCGGGTACGATGTCTACCTTTACGACCTGCAGTCCTCCACGTTCGTCGCGCTGAACGGCCTCAACACCGCCGGCGACGAGCGCCACCCGGCCGTGAACCTGTCGGGCGACGTGCTCTTCTTCCAGGCGCGCGCGACGCCGTCCGACCACTGGGGCCTGTGGCAGTACGTGGTCCCCACGCACACGCTGACGCAGCCCGCCGGCCTCTCGGGCGCCGACGCCGACAAGATGGAGCCGTACGCCCGGGTGAGGTAGTGCGCACCGCGCGAGAGCGCATTCGCACGCGGCGCTCGCGGTCCGCGCGCCCGCGGCGTTACCCTGCGGCCCGGTTCGCAACCGCGTCACGCACTCCGAATCGGAGGACTCTCCCATGCGTCGCTTTCTGCACGCGGCCTGCCTCGCCGCGCTGCTCGCCCCCGGCGCGGCCCGCTCGGCCGGCGCCCCGCAGCCGCCCGCCACGCGCATCGCCGTCGTCCGCGACACGCTGCACGGCGTCGTGTTCGAGGACCCCTACCGCTGGCTCGAGGACAAGGACTCGCCCGAGACGCGCGCGTGGGTCCGCGCGCAGATGGCGTACACGCGCGGCCAGCTCGACCGGGTGCCAGGGCTCGAGCAGGTGAAGGAGGCGGTCGGCCGCTACGCCAGCCTCGATTCGCGCTCGGCGCCGACCGTGCGGGGCGGGCGGCTGTTCTTCACCGCGCGGCGCGCCGACCAGCAGCAGGGCGTGCTCATGATGCGCGCGGGAGCCGACGCGCCCGACGTCGTGCTCGTGGACCCCAACCCGATGAGCCCCGACCACACCACCTCGGTCACCCTGCTCGACGTCTCGCTCGACGGCAAACTCGTCGCCTACGGCATCCGCAAGGGCGGCGAGGATGAGCTCGAGGTGCACCTGCTCGACCCCGACACGAAACGCGAACTGCCCGGCGGCCTGCCCCGGGCGCGCTACTTCGGCTTCTCGATTGACGCCGCGAAGCAGGGCGCCTGGTTCGCCCGCTGGGAACCGAAGGGCTCGCGGGTCTGGTACCACCGCTTCGGCGACGCCCCCGAGAAGGCGAAGCTGGTCTTCGGCGAGGGGCTGGGGCCCGCCGAAATCCCCTCGCCCTTCCTGTCCGCCAACGGCCGCTGGCTCGCGATCTCGGTGTACGTCGGCTCCTCGGGCGACAACACACACGTTTACCTGCGCGAGGCGTCGAAGGACGGCCCGTTCGTCTCGGTGACCGACACGCTGCACGCGCAGGTCAACGCCCGCTTCGCGGGCGACACGGTCATTCTCGAGACCAACTGGAAGGCGCCGAACCGCCGCCTCATGGCGGTGGACGCGCGCTCGCCGTCGTTCGCCCGCTGGCGCGAGATCGTGCCCGAGCGGCCCGACGCGGTCATCGAGGGCTTCACGACCGTCGCCGGGCGGCTGGTCGTCGAGTACCTGCGCAACGTCACCTCGGAGCTGGTCGTTCACGGCGTCGGCGGCGAGCGCCTCGGCACGATCGCGCTGCCCGGGCCGGGCTCGGCCTCGACGCCGGCCGGAGAATGGACGGGCAGGGACGCCTACTACTCGTTCTCGTCGTTCAACCGTCCCTCCACGATCTACCGCTACGAGTTCCCGCAGGGCGCCGCCGCCGGCGCGAGCCGCGAGTGGTGGAAGAGCCCGGCCGAGTTCGACTCGGGCCGCTACGTCGTCCGCCAGGTCTGGGCCGAGAGCAAGGACGGCACGAAGGTGCCGATGTTCATCGCCCAGCCGGCCGAACTGACGCTCGACGGCTCGCACCCGGTGCTGCTCACCGGCTACGGCGGCTTCAACGTCAGCGAGACGCCGCGCTGGTCGCCGCTGGTCGCCGCGTGGCTCGACCTGGGCGGCATCTACGTGCTCTCCAACCTGCGCGGCGGCTCGGAGTTCGGCGAGGCCTGGCACCGCGCGGGCATGCTCGGGAACAAGCAGAACGTGTTCGACGACTTCACCGCCTGCGCCCGCTGGCTGATCGGCCACGACTACTGCACGCCGTCGAAGCTCGCGATCCTGGGCGGCAGCAACGGCGGCCTGCTGGTGGGCGCGGCCATGACGCAGCAACCCGAGCTCTTCGGCGCCGTGATCTGCGCGGTGCCGCTGCTCGACATGCTGCGCTACCAGCGGTTCCTGGTCGCGCGCTTCTGGGTGCCGGAGTACGGCTCGGCCGAGGACCCGGTGCAGTTCGAGTGGCTGAGGGCCTACTCGCCGTACCAGCACGTCTCCGCGGGCGTGAAGTACCCGCCGGTGATGTTCGTCTCGGGCGATTCCGACACGCGCGTGGATCCGTTGCACGCGCGCAAGATGGCGGCGCGCATGCAGGCGCTCGGCGGCCCGAACCCGGTGCTGCTCCACTACGACGTCTCTTCCGGCCACTCGGGCGGCAAGTCGGTCACGAAGACGATCGACGACATCGCCGACGAGCTGCAGTTCCTGCGCGGATCGCTGGGCATGACGACCGCTCACTGACGCGCCGGCGGGAGAGCGCGGCGCGCGGCGCGAAGGCGTTCGCGCCACGCGTCGCGTTGTCCGTCGCGAGCGCACGATGCGCGAAAGTTTTTCCTCGCGCGCCCGCGCTCGCGTGGATCGCGGGCGCGCGGTGTCCAGCCGAAAATTCTCCGCGTCGTTCGCGAGAATTTTCGGTCTTGAACCGGTGAAGGCGCCGGGTGGTATAAACCACGCACCCCGCCGTCGCGCGAGTCGACTGCTCACGCGAGGCGGCTTTTCTCTCACGCGAACAACTCGCAGCACCGCGATCGCCCCCGCGCTCGCAGCCCAGTCGGGATCGCGTCATGCGTCGCCCCGCGCGAAACAGGCGCCGCCCCGGCCGGGCCACCATCACGGAAGTCGGTCCGCAACCCGCTTCTCGGACCAGGAGGGTCCACCATGTCGCTTTCCCTCAACCCGGAGACGCACGCCCCCACCGCAGCGCCCGGCGGCGAACCGCCCACGAACGCGGGCCTCCACGTCCCGCGCCGCTTCTCCGTGCCGGGCGTTCATCCGTTCGACGCCGTGAAGTGGGACCGTCGCCGCACGGTGATCACCAACCCGGACGGCTCGGTCGTCTTCCAGGCCGACGACGTCGAGGTGCCCGCCGAATGGTCGCAGCTCGCCACCGACATCGTGGTGAGCAAATACTTCCGCCGGGCCGGCGTTCCCGGGCATCCCGGCCGCGAAACCAGCGTGCGTCAGGTGGTGAACCGCCTGGTCCGCACCATCCGCGCGAGCGGCGAGCAGCAGGGCGGCTACTTCGCGGGCCCCGAGGACGCCGAGGCGTTCGAGGCCGAGCTCGCGTACATGCTGGTGCACCAGATCGGCGCCTTCAACTCGCCGGTGTGGTTCAACTGCGGCCTGTTCCACGAGTACGGCATCAGCGGCTCCGGCGGCAGCTTCGCCGTGGACCTGGCGGCCGACACGGTCCGCATGACGACCGACTCGTACTCGCGCCCGCAGGTGTCGGCGTGCTTCATCCAGTCGTGCGACGACGACCTCATGTCCATCTTCGAGCTGGTCAAGAACGAGGCGCGCGTCTTCAAATACGGCTCGGGTACGGGCACGAATTTCTCGAAGCTGCGCGGCCGCATGGAGAAGCTCTCCGGCGGCGGCACCTCGTCGGGCCTGATGAGCTTCCTCGAGGTGCTCGATCGCGGCGCCGGCGCGACCAAGTCGGGCGGCACCACGCGGCGCGCGGCCAAGATGGTCGTGCTCGACGTGGACCACCCCGAGATCACCGAGTTCGTGCGCTGGAAGATGCGCGAGGAAAAGAAGGTCGCGGCGCTCATCTCGGCCGGCTACCCGAGCGACTTCAACGGCGAGGCCTACGCCACGGTTTCGGGCCAGAACTCGAACAACTCGGTGCGCGTGCCCGACACGTTCATGCGCGCGGTCGAGACCGGCGGCGACTGGCAGACGACCTTCCGCACGACCGGCCAGGTGCACGAGACGATGCCCGCCCGCCGGCTGTGGGACGACATCGCCACCGCCGCCTGGAGCTGCGCCGACCCCGGCGTCCAGTACGACGACACCATCCAGAAGTGGCACACCTGCAAGGCCACCGACCGAATCCACGCGACGAACCCGTGCGTCACGGGCGACACGCTCGTCGCGACTTCCGAGGGCTGGAAGCGCATCGATTCGCTGGTCGGCAAGTCCGCACGCGTGATGGGCGCCGACGGCCAGCCGCACTGGGTTACCGACATCTTCCCGACCGGGCACAAGCCCGTGTTCCGCCTGCGCACGAAGGCCGGCTACGAAGTCACCCTCACCGCCGACCACAAGGTTTGGACGCTCGAGCGCGGCGACGTGCCCGTGAGCGGGCTGGTACCGGGAGACCTTCTCGCGCTGCAGGGCCCCGGCTTCGGTCGGCGGGCGCTGGGCAAGCGACTGGGCCTCGCCATTGGCGTCGCGGTGGGTGACGGCTGTCTCGCCCGCGCGGTCCACGGTGAGCGCACGACCGAATCGGTGATCCTGACGATGTCGGCCGAAGAGGCGGGCGTCCTCGAGGCGATTGCCGGCACGGTCAACGAGGCGAAACGCGAGCTTCGGGCCGTCAATGCCGTCGGCCGCGCCGACGATGTCCGCGTCGCCGCGAGCGGAGCACGTGGCACGGTCTCCCGCCTTGCGTTCGGCTCACGACCGGTGGTTGACCTTTTCAAGGAGTTTGCCGTCCTCGACGAGGGCAGCCAGGGCAAGCGTTTCACGCCGGCCGCCTTCGACCTCGACCGCGCTTCGCTGGCCGCCGTGCTACGGGGCCTCTTCACCGCCGACGGCACCGTCGCGAACCACGGCGAGAAGAGCCAGTACGTCTCGCTCGACTCAAGCTCGCATGAGTTACTCCGCCAGGTCCAAGCGCTGCTCCTCGGATTCGGCATCAAGGCGAAGCTCTACGAGAACCGACGCGGCGGCACGACCGAGGCGATGCTGCCGGACGGTCGCGGCGGCAGCCGCAGCTTCCCGGTCACCGAGATGCACTCGCTGCGAATCTCGCGCTCGTCGCGGGTGCTCTTCGAGCGCGAGATCGGCTTCGATCCCGCAAGTCCAAAGGCCACCGCCCTGGCCGAGTTGAACGACCGGTTCGAGGCCTACCTGGACGACCTCACCGACGCCGTCGCGTCCGTGACTCCCGCGGGCGAGGCGGACGTCTACGACCTCACCGAGCCGGTGACCAGCCACTTCGTCGCCAACGGCATGGTCGTTCACAACTGCTCCGAATTCGTGTTCCTCGACGACACGGCCTGCAATCTCGCGTCGGTGAACCTCATGAAGTTCCGGCGTGACGACGGCTCGTTCGACATCGAGGGCTACCGGCACGCGAACCGGGTGTTCTTCCTCGCGCAGGAGATCCTGGTCAGCTTCGCCAGCTACCCGACCGAGCGGATCGCCCGCAACAGCGAGGACTACCGCCCGCTCGGCCTGGGCTACGCGAACCTCGGCACGCTGCTGATGGTCGAGGGGCTGCCCTACGACAGCGACGCGGCGCGCGCCTACGCCGGCTGCATCACCGCGATGATGACCGGCGAGGCTTACGCGCTGTCGGCCGAGATGGCGGCCAGCAAGGGCCCGTTCCGCGGCTACGCGCGCAACGCCGACAGCATGCTCGGCGTGATGCGGCTGCACCGCGAGGCCGCGCGCGCGATTGACCCGACGCACGCGCCGCGCGACATGCGGCAGGCGGCCATCGAGTGCTGGGACCGCGCCGTGGCGTACGGCGGCCTGCACGGCTACCGCAACGCCCAGGCCACGGTGCTGGCGCCGACCGGCACGATCGGCCTGCTCATGGACTGCGACACGACCGGCGTCGAGCCGGACTTCGCGCTGGTCAAGTTCAAGAAGCTCGCCGGCGGCGGCTACTTCAAGATCGTCAACCAGTCGGTGCCGCTCGCGCTCGAGCGCCTCGGCTACGACGCGAAGGAAATCGAGCGCATCATCCGCCACGCGGTCGGCCACGGCTCGCTGGACGGCGCGCCGCACATCAACGCCTCGAGCCTGCTGCACAAGGGTTTCAGCGACGGCCTGGTGGCGTCCATCGAGGCCCTGCTGCCCAATGTCCTCGACATCCGCCAGGCGTTCGGGCGCGGCATCCTCTCCGACGAGGCGCTCACGAACCTCGGCGTGGCGATGGCCGAGCGCGAGAAGCCGGGCTTCAACGTGCTGCCCTTCCTCGGCTTCACCGACGCGCAGATCGAGGAGGCGAACCTGCACGTGTGCGGCTCGCAGACGGTCGAGGGTGCGCCGGGCCTCAAGAGCGAGCACTTCGCGGTCTTCGACTGCGCGAACCGCTGCGGCGCCCACGGCACGCGCTTCATCCAGCCGA
This window of the Candidatus Eisenbacteria bacterium genome carries:
- a CDS encoding acetate--CoA ligase family protein, with amino-acid sequence MNDTPAGAAAPRAPAEAPAPPTGKPAGGAGLEAVFRPRSVAVIGASRDRGTVGGALFHNLLKHDFQGAVYPVNPNAATVQSVRAYASIADVPEVVDLAVVVVPAAHVNATVEACGRRGVRAVVVISAGFKEIGGEGVERERELLGIVRRYGMRLIGPNCLGVVNTEAGTSMNASFAPAHPPAGTVAFSSQSGALGLAILQYAQQLGIGISHFVSVGNKADVSGNDLLEWWDRDPGTALVLLYLESFGVPGRFVELARRIGRRKPIVAVKSGRTRAGQRAASSHTGSLAGADTAVTALCEQAGVIRTDTLEEMFDVAMLLANQPVPRGHRVGIVTNAGGPGIMASDACESHGLEVVTLSDDTVRQLREFLPAEASTKNPVDMIASATPASFEKAVRLVAADPGVDSLIVLYVPPVVTNPGEVAQAIVRGNEAAKADAVAKGAAPKPIVSCFLGWHGTPDELRSLQETRIPSYTFPEASAIALARVVRYGRWLLTPDGTKREFADVDRAATRELIAAALARAGGPAGAWLTPEEVTRLLAAWRIATPAAAFARSAEQAEHAAERLGFPVAIKLASETITHKSDVGGVQLDLRSTREVGEAFATIESRVAALGRGDEMAGVTVQSMVREGIEAIVGMTRDPSFGPLLLFGLGGVQVELLKDVVFRVHPLTDRDAHEMVRGIRGARLLDGYRGAPPGDLARLEETILRISQLAGEFPEIAELDLNPVKVLPPGRGCVVLDARVLVRPIA
- a CDS encoding vitamin B12-dependent ribonucleotide reductase, whose protein sequence is MSLSLNPETHAPTAAPGGEPPTNAGLHVPRRFSVPGVHPFDAVKWDRRRTVITNPDGSVVFQADDVEVPAEWSQLATDIVVSKYFRRAGVPGHPGRETSVRQVVNRLVRTIRASGEQQGGYFAGPEDAEAFEAELAYMLVHQIGAFNSPVWFNCGLFHEYGISGSGGSFAVDLAADTVRMTTDSYSRPQVSACFIQSCDDDLMSIFELVKNEARVFKYGSGTGTNFSKLRGRMEKLSGGGTSSGLMSFLEVLDRGAGATKSGGTTRRAAKMVVLDVDHPEITEFVRWKMREEKKVAALISAGYPSDFNGEAYATVSGQNSNNSVRVPDTFMRAVETGGDWQTTFRTTGQVHETMPARRLWDDIATAAWSCADPGVQYDDTIQKWHTCKATDRIHATNPCVTGDTLVATSEGWKRIDSLVGKSARVMGADGQPHWVTDIFPTGHKPVFRLRTKAGYEVTLTADHKVWTLERGDVPVSGLVPGDLLALQGPGFGRRALGKRLGLAIGVAVGDGCLARAVHGERTTESVILTMSAEEAGVLEAIAGTVNEAKRELRAVNAVGRADDVRVAASGARGTVSRLAFGSRPVVDLFKEFAVLDEGSQGKRFTPAAFDLDRASLAAVLRGLFTADGTVANHGEKSQYVSLDSSSHELLRQVQALLLGFGIKAKLYENRRGGTTEAMLPDGRGGSRSFPVTEMHSLRISRSSRVLFEREIGFDPASPKATALAELNDRFEAYLDDLTDAVASVTPAGEADVYDLTEPVTSHFVANGMVVHNCSEFVFLDDTACNLASVNLMKFRRDDGSFDIEGYRHANRVFFLAQEILVSFASYPTERIARNSEDYRPLGLGYANLGTLLMVEGLPYDSDAARAYAGCITAMMTGEAYALSAEMAASKGPFRGYARNADSMLGVMRLHREAARAIDPTHAPRDMRQAAIECWDRAVAYGGLHGYRNAQATVLAPTGTIGLLMDCDTTGVEPDFALVKFKKLAGGGYFKIVNQSVPLALERLGYDAKEIERIIRHAVGHGSLDGAPHINASSLLHKGFSDGLVASIEALLPNVLDIRQAFGRGILSDEALTNLGVAMAEREKPGFNVLPFLGFTDAQIEEANLHVCGSQTVEGAPGLKSEHFAVFDCANRCGAHGTRFIQPMGHVRMMSAVQPFISGAISKTVNLPNDATVDEVRDIYSESWKLGIKAVALYRDGCKMSQPLSTAKKKTEPEAAGQPLADEGPAKLHRRRLPKRRHGFTQEARIAGHKVFLRTGEYEDGTIGEIFIDMHKEGAAFRSMMNCFAIAVSMGLQYGVPLEDLVDQFCFTRFEPHGRVEGHDNIKVSTSVIDYVFRVLGFEYLNRTDLAHVIETAPSGEVLQPRQHAVDVPVGREHRVTRAPAGPAGGAGAPRPVRAAEHAGEVTTVAMQEATRKFKGDAPACDNCGHITIRNGTCYKCVNCGNSQGCS
- a CDS encoding PD40 domain-containing protein is translated as MTSSIRRLPPSLAVLLAVALTAAGCGTKSQPTAPVGDTDGVDLLVYRSDRTSAGNYDVWMYDLNEAGFRALPNLNSAADESEPCLSNDGVLVAFSSDRAGGAGGSDLYVYDRGGMSLAATPGLNTAANESWPRFAYDSVNLAFVRDSAGFGRVRLYTPNGDSLLGLPGLSTGGPRTDGAPAPDFHGDRIAFQSDRAGNWDVFVWNRPGGIATLPDLASSGSDLEPSLSSNGRWLAFASDRAGGAGGYDVYLYDLQSSTFVALNGLNTAGDERHPAVNLSGDVLFFQARATPSDHWGLWQYVVPTHTLTQPAGLSGADADKMEPYARVR
- a CDS encoding S9 family peptidase, which codes for MRRFLHAACLAALLAPGAARSAGAPQPPATRIAVVRDTLHGVVFEDPYRWLEDKDSPETRAWVRAQMAYTRGQLDRVPGLEQVKEAVGRYASLDSRSAPTVRGGRLFFTARRADQQQGVLMMRAGADAPDVVLVDPNPMSPDHTTSVTLLDVSLDGKLVAYGIRKGGEDELEVHLLDPDTKRELPGGLPRARYFGFSIDAAKQGAWFARWEPKGSRVWYHRFGDAPEKAKLVFGEGLGPAEIPSPFLSANGRWLAISVYVGSSGDNTHVYLREASKDGPFVSVTDTLHAQVNARFAGDTVILETNWKAPNRRLMAVDARSPSFARWREIVPERPDAVIEGFTTVAGRLVVEYLRNVTSELVVHGVGGERLGTIALPGPGSASTPAGEWTGRDAYYSFSSFNRPSTIYRYEFPQGAAAGASREWWKSPAEFDSGRYVVRQVWAESKDGTKVPMFIAQPAELTLDGSHPVLLTGYGGFNVSETPRWSPLVAAWLDLGGIYVLSNLRGGSEFGEAWHRAGMLGNKQNVFDDFTACARWLIGHDYCTPSKLAILGGSNGGLLVGAAMTQQPELFGAVICAVPLLDMLRYQRFLVARFWVPEYGSAEDPVQFEWLRAYSPYQHVSAGVKYPPVMFVSGDSDTRVDPLHARKMAARMQALGGPNPVLLHYDVSSGHSGGKSVTKTIDDIADELQFLRGSLGMTTAH